The Doryrhamphus excisus isolate RoL2022-K1 chromosome 1, RoL_Dexc_1.0, whole genome shotgun sequence genome includes a window with the following:
- the zfand3 gene encoding AN1-type zinc finger protein 3: MGDTSERSKPPSLPPRCPCGFWGSSKTMNLCSKCFADIQKKQPGEDCTSKAMQSSGSSQTPVFSSETTAISTTISTTISTIASSSSSSSPSISSASSTSPPSPAEQPAAEEPSPLFATSREGVSSTETAQGTLCTPTKRPRESASESEATPEKRPRAEGKDGDGEEAGATPKQKKRRRCFRCQTKLELVQQELGSCRCGYVFCMLHRLPEQHDCLFDHLGRGREEAVLKMVKLDRKVGRSCQRIGEECS, encoded by the exons GTCCAGTAAAACCATGAACCTCTGCTCCAAATGCTTTGCTG ACATCCAGAAGAAGCAGCCTGGAGAAGACTGCACCTCCAAGGCCATGCAGAGCAGCGGGAGCAGCCAGACGCCTGTCTTCAGTAGCGAGACCACCGCCATCTccaccaccatctccaccaccatTTCCACCAtcgccagcagcagcagcagcagcagtccgTCTATATCTTCAGCATCGTCAACGTCACCACCCAGCCCTGCAGAGCAGCCAGCGGCCGAAGAACCGTCGCCGTTGTTTGCCACCTCCAGGGAGG GTGTGTCGTCCACAGAAACGGCGCAGGGCACACTGTGCACGCCCACAAAGCGTCCTCGAGAGTCAG CCTCAGAGAGCGAGGCCACTCCTGAGAAGCGGCCACGGGCAGAGGGAAAAGACGGCGATGGCGAGGAGGCAGGAGCGACGCCCAAGCAAAAGAAACGCCGGCGCTGCTTCCGCTGCCAAACCAAACTGGAGTTGGTCCAGCAGGAGCTGGGCTCCTGTCGCTGCG GATACGTCTTCTGCATGCTGCACCGCCTCCCCGAACAACACGACTGCCTCTTTGACCACCTGGGGCGGGGGCGTGAGGAGGCCGTCCTCAAGATGGTCAAACTGGACCGCAAGGTGGGGCGCTCGTGCCAACGCATCGGGGAGGAGTGCTCCTGA